The proteins below are encoded in one region of Lonchura striata isolate bLonStr1 chromosome 1, bLonStr1.mat, whole genome shotgun sequence:
- the PHF20L1 gene encoding PHD finger protein 20-like protein 1 isoform X8, which produces MVVKKNIKMSKKPPNRPGITFEIGARLEALDYLQKWYPSRIEKIDYEEGKMLVHFERWSHRYDEWIYWDSNRLRPLERPALRKEGLKDDDEFVDFKPGEEVLARWTDCRYYPAKIEAINKEGTFTVQFYDGVIRCLKRMHIKSMPEDAKGQDWIALVKAAAAAAAKNKAGSKPRTSANSNKDKEDRKWLKVPSKKEETSTSTIMQEVQKKEEEPTSSDTFEVGFPVVDVPKMAFVQAESTLSHKRKSNLGNSFQAKRARLNKITGLLASKAVVADGAEKKEGNKETAPVLEQV; this is translated from the exons ATG GTGGTGAAAAAGAATATCAAGATGAGTAAAAAGCCTCCAAATCGTCCTGGAATCACATTTGAGATTGGTGCTCGTTTGGAGGCACTGGACTATTTGCAAAAATG GTATCCATCTCGAATTGAGAAGATAGATTATGAAGAGGGGAAGATGTTGGTGCACTTTGAACGCTGGAGCCATCGCTACGATGAGTGGATTTACTGGGACAGCAACAGGTTACGACCTTTGGAGCGACCAGCATTAAGGAAAGAGGGACTGAAGGATGATGATGAATTTGTT gATTTTAAACCTGGAGAAGAAGTCCTAGCTCGTTGGACGGACTGTCGATATTACCCTGCAAAGATTGAAGCAATTAATAAGGAGG GAACATTCACAGTGCAATTCTATGATGGTGTTATTCGATGTCTTAAAAGGATGCATATCAAATCTATGCCAGAGGATGCAAAAGGGCAG gATTGGATAGCTTTGgtcaaagctgctgctgcagcagcagccaagaaCAAAGCAGGAAGTAAACCTAGAACCAGTGCAAACAGCAATAAAGATAAAGAGGACAGAAAATGGCTAAAAGTCCCttcaaaaaaggaagaaacctCAACCTCTACAATCATGCAGGAAGtccaaaaaaaggaagaggagccTACATCTAGTGACACATTTG AAGTAGGATTTCCTGTAGTGGATGTTCCAAAGATGGCCTTTGTACAGGCAGAGAGCACGTTATCACACAAGAGGAAAAGTAATCTAGGCAACTCATTTCAGGCAAAGAGAGCTCGCCTAAACAAGATCACTg